The Bombus fervidus isolate BK054 chromosome 6, iyBomFerv1, whole genome shotgun sequence genome contains a region encoding:
- the Snx6 gene encoding sorting nexin 6 isoform X1: MFQDGICDTADILNNVPPKKTIHTDNVDLSDKSLQVDISDALSEKDKVKFTVHTTTTLPEFQKPDNLVVRQHEEFVWLHDRFEENEEYAGYIIPPCPPRPDFDASREKLQKLGEGEGNMTREEFNKMKQELEAEYLATFKKTVAMHEMFLTRLAHHPVFRNDHNLRVFLEYDQDLCVRGKNKMEMFGGLVKSFSTTTDEYYLSATVKDVNDFFDQEMSFLQTYHHNLKEATARADRQTAKHKDVADSYIKISTNLLQLATTDNGKLERFLTKIAEMFEKLRKVEGRVASDEDLKLSDTLRYYMRDTAAAKRLLFRRLKALHAYESANRALEKARAKNKDVHAAVEVAEAEQAQTEACEKFEQMSEKGKEELVDFKTRRVTAFRKNLIELTELEIKHAKAHAELLKKCLTVLREE, encoded by the exons atgtttcaggaCGGTATATGCGATACTGCTgacattttaaataatgttcCTCCTAAAAAG acAATTCATACTGACAATGTAGATCTTTCTGATAAGTCATTACAGGTGGATATTTCAGATGCTCTTAGTGAAAAGGATAAAGTAAAATTCACTGTACATACAACAACTACATTACCAGAATTTCAAAAGCCAGATAACTTAGTTGTAAGGCAACATGAAGAATTTGTATGGTTACATGACCGATTCGAGGAGAATGAAGAATATGCTGGTTATATT ATTCCTCCTTGTCCACCACGACCAGATTTTGATGCATCTCGTGAAAAGTTACAAAAACTTGGGGAGGGTGAGGGTAACATGACACGTgaggaatttaataaaatgaaacaagaATTGGAGGC TGAATACTTGGCAACGTTTAAGAAAACTGTTGCTATGCATGAAATGTTTTTGACTAGATTAGCACATCATCCAGTTTTTCGTAATGATCATAATTTAAGAGTGTTTTTGGAATATGATCAAGATCTTTGTGTGAGag gaaaaaataaaatggaaatgtTTGGTGGATTGGTAAAATCATTTTCCACTACTACAGATGAATACTACTTGTCTGCAACAGTAAAAGATGTAAACGATTTCTTTGATCAAGAGATGTCATTTTTACAAACCTATCatcataatttaaaagaagcAACAGCTCGTGCAGATCGGCAAACTGCCAAACATAAAGATGTAGCAGattcatatattaaaatttctacaaatCTTTTGCAATTAGCTACAACTGATAATGGTAAATTGGAaagatttttaacaaaaatagcaGAGATGTTTGAGAAATTGAGG aAAGTAGAGGGACGGGTAGCATCTGATGAAGATTTAAAATTATCAGACACTCTACGTTACTACATGAGGGATACAGCTGCAGCTAAGCGGCTTTTGTTTAGGAGATTGAAAGCTTTACATGCGTACGAATCTGCAAACCGTGCTCTAGAGAAAGCTCGTGCCAAGAACAAAGATGTTCATGCT GCAGTGGAGGTTGCTGAG GCAGAACAAGCTCAAACAGAAGCCTGTGAAAAATTTGAGCAAATGTcagaaaagggaaaagaag AATTAGTGGATTTCAAAACGAGGAGGGTAACTGCTTTTAGAAAGAATCTTATTGAATTAACTGAACTTGAAATAAAACATGCAAAA GCACATGCGGAATTGCTCAAAAAATGTTTAACTGTTTTACGAGAAGAGTGA
- the Snx6 gene encoding sorting nexin 6 isoform X2, with product MMDGICDTADILNNVPPKKTIHTDNVDLSDKSLQVDISDALSEKDKVKFTVHTTTTLPEFQKPDNLVVRQHEEFVWLHDRFEENEEYAGYIIPPCPPRPDFDASREKLQKLGEGEGNMTREEFNKMKQELEAEYLATFKKTVAMHEMFLTRLAHHPVFRNDHNLRVFLEYDQDLCVRGKNKMEMFGGLVKSFSTTTDEYYLSATVKDVNDFFDQEMSFLQTYHHNLKEATARADRQTAKHKDVADSYIKISTNLLQLATTDNGKLERFLTKIAEMFEKLRKVEGRVASDEDLKLSDTLRYYMRDTAAAKRLLFRRLKALHAYESANRALEKARAKNKDVHAAVEVAEAEQAQTEACEKFEQMSEKGKEELVDFKTRRVTAFRKNLIELTELEIKHAKAHAELLKKCLTVLREE from the exons ATGATG gaCGGTATATGCGATACTGCTgacattttaaataatgttcCTCCTAAAAAG acAATTCATACTGACAATGTAGATCTTTCTGATAAGTCATTACAGGTGGATATTTCAGATGCTCTTAGTGAAAAGGATAAAGTAAAATTCACTGTACATACAACAACTACATTACCAGAATTTCAAAAGCCAGATAACTTAGTTGTAAGGCAACATGAAGAATTTGTATGGTTACATGACCGATTCGAGGAGAATGAAGAATATGCTGGTTATATT ATTCCTCCTTGTCCACCACGACCAGATTTTGATGCATCTCGTGAAAAGTTACAAAAACTTGGGGAGGGTGAGGGTAACATGACACGTgaggaatttaataaaatgaaacaagaATTGGAGGC TGAATACTTGGCAACGTTTAAGAAAACTGTTGCTATGCATGAAATGTTTTTGACTAGATTAGCACATCATCCAGTTTTTCGTAATGATCATAATTTAAGAGTGTTTTTGGAATATGATCAAGATCTTTGTGTGAGag gaaaaaataaaatggaaatgtTTGGTGGATTGGTAAAATCATTTTCCACTACTACAGATGAATACTACTTGTCTGCAACAGTAAAAGATGTAAACGATTTCTTTGATCAAGAGATGTCATTTTTACAAACCTATCatcataatttaaaagaagcAACAGCTCGTGCAGATCGGCAAACTGCCAAACATAAAGATGTAGCAGattcatatattaaaatttctacaaatCTTTTGCAATTAGCTACAACTGATAATGGTAAATTGGAaagatttttaacaaaaatagcaGAGATGTTTGAGAAATTGAGG aAAGTAGAGGGACGGGTAGCATCTGATGAAGATTTAAAATTATCAGACACTCTACGTTACTACATGAGGGATACAGCTGCAGCTAAGCGGCTTTTGTTTAGGAGATTGAAAGCTTTACATGCGTACGAATCTGCAAACCGTGCTCTAGAGAAAGCTCGTGCCAAGAACAAAGATGTTCATGCT GCAGTGGAGGTTGCTGAG GCAGAACAAGCTCAAACAGAAGCCTGTGAAAAATTTGAGCAAATGTcagaaaagggaaaagaag AATTAGTGGATTTCAAAACGAGGAGGGTAACTGCTTTTAGAAAGAATCTTATTGAATTAACTGAACTTGAAATAAAACATGCAAAA GCACATGCGGAATTGCTCAAAAAATGTTTAACTGTTTTACGAGAAGAGTGA
- the Dpr12 gene encoding defective proboscis extension response 12 isoform X2: MRDRLSWYMVFLILPTILLARSLDKDRRVPYSIPADWKALWFSNLDDLQRVNDANDNNTVSNVTVQLGGTAFLHCKVRNLADRTVSDAEISWIRRRDFHVLTSSTFTYTNDERFQVLHPEGSDDWTLQIKYVQDRDNGTYECQVARSTGILSHFVNLNIVIPEAFILGSGEHHVDVGSIINLVCIIEKSPTPPQYVFWYHNNRMINYDTTRGSSVTVQTDSSSTQSRLTIHHAVESDTGNYTCSASNTKPASIYVFVTEGDKMAAIQRRKTSAAEKNFCELLVLIVTIAIGVVLTR, encoded by the exons ATGCGGGACCGGCTATCGTGGTACATGGTCTTTTTGATCCTGCCGACAATTCTTCTGGCCAGGTCGCTCGATAAag ATCGACGCGTTCCTTACAGCATACCGGCAGACTGGAAGGCGTTGTGGTTCAGTAACCTGGACGATCTGCAAAGAGTAAACGATGCGAACGATAACAACACCGTCTCGAACGTCACGGTGCAGTTGGGTGGGACCGCGTTTTTGCATTGCAAAGTTCGAAATTTGGCAGATAGAACGGTATCCGATGCTGAG ATATCCTGGATACGACGACGTGACTTCCACGTTCTGACCAGCTCCACGTTCACGTATACGAACGACGAGCGGTTTCAAGTTTTGCATCCCGAGGGCTCGGACGACTGGACTCTTCAGATCAAGTATGTTCAGGACAGAGACAATGGGACCTACGAGTGTCAG GTCGCGAGGAGTACAGGGATACTATCACACTTTGTCAATCTAAACATAGTTATACCAGAAGCATTTATATTAGGAAGCGGTGAACATCATGTGGACGTAGGGTCCATTATAAACCTCGTATGCATAATAGAAAAG AGTCCAACACCGCCGCAATATGTTTTCTGGTATCACAATAATCGAATGATAAATTACGATACTACGCGAGGCAGCAGCGTAACCGTACAAACCGATTCCAGCTCGACTCAAAGTCGACTGACGATTCACCATGCGGTGGAATCGGACACAGGCAATTATACGTGCAGCGCCTCGAATACCAAGCCGGCATCCATCTATGTCTTTGTCACAGAag GTGACAAAATGGCTGCGATACAGCGCCGCAAGACGTCGGCCGCCGAGAAAAATTTCTGTGAATTGCTAGTACTAATTGTCACCATTGCGATAGGGGTCGTTTTAACGCGATAA
- the Snx6 gene encoding sorting nexin 6 isoform X3, translating to MFQDGICDTADILNNVPPKKTIHTDNVDLSDKSLQVDISDALSEKDKVKFTVHTTTTLPEFQKPDNLVVRQHEEFVWLHDRFEENEEYAGYIIPPCPPRPDFDASREKLQKLGEGEGNMTREEFNKMKQELEAEYLATFKKTVAMHEMFLTRLAHHPVFRNDHNLRVFLEYDQDLCVRGKNKMEMFGGLVKSFSTTTDEYYLSATVKDVNDFFDQEMSFLQTYHHNLKEATARADRQTAKHKDVADSYIKISTNLLQLATTDNGKLERFLTKIAEMFEKLRKVEGRVASDEDLKLSDTLRYYMRDTAAAKRLLFRRLKALHAYESANRALEKARAKNKDVHAAEQAQTEACEKFEQMSEKGKEELVDFKTRRVTAFRKNLIELTELEIKHAKAHAELLKKCLTVLREE from the exons atgtttcaggaCGGTATATGCGATACTGCTgacattttaaataatgttcCTCCTAAAAAG acAATTCATACTGACAATGTAGATCTTTCTGATAAGTCATTACAGGTGGATATTTCAGATGCTCTTAGTGAAAAGGATAAAGTAAAATTCACTGTACATACAACAACTACATTACCAGAATTTCAAAAGCCAGATAACTTAGTTGTAAGGCAACATGAAGAATTTGTATGGTTACATGACCGATTCGAGGAGAATGAAGAATATGCTGGTTATATT ATTCCTCCTTGTCCACCACGACCAGATTTTGATGCATCTCGTGAAAAGTTACAAAAACTTGGGGAGGGTGAGGGTAACATGACACGTgaggaatttaataaaatgaaacaagaATTGGAGGC TGAATACTTGGCAACGTTTAAGAAAACTGTTGCTATGCATGAAATGTTTTTGACTAGATTAGCACATCATCCAGTTTTTCGTAATGATCATAATTTAAGAGTGTTTTTGGAATATGATCAAGATCTTTGTGTGAGag gaaaaaataaaatggaaatgtTTGGTGGATTGGTAAAATCATTTTCCACTACTACAGATGAATACTACTTGTCTGCAACAGTAAAAGATGTAAACGATTTCTTTGATCAAGAGATGTCATTTTTACAAACCTATCatcataatttaaaagaagcAACAGCTCGTGCAGATCGGCAAACTGCCAAACATAAAGATGTAGCAGattcatatattaaaatttctacaaatCTTTTGCAATTAGCTACAACTGATAATGGTAAATTGGAaagatttttaacaaaaatagcaGAGATGTTTGAGAAATTGAGG aAAGTAGAGGGACGGGTAGCATCTGATGAAGATTTAAAATTATCAGACACTCTACGTTACTACATGAGGGATACAGCTGCAGCTAAGCGGCTTTTGTTTAGGAGATTGAAAGCTTTACATGCGTACGAATCTGCAAACCGTGCTCTAGAGAAAGCTCGTGCCAAGAACAAAGATGTTCATGCT GCAGAACAAGCTCAAACAGAAGCCTGTGAAAAATTTGAGCAAATGTcagaaaagggaaaagaag AATTAGTGGATTTCAAAACGAGGAGGGTAACTGCTTTTAGAAAGAATCTTATTGAATTAACTGAACTTGAAATAAAACATGCAAAA GCACATGCGGAATTGCTCAAAAAATGTTTAACTGTTTTACGAGAAGAGTGA
- the Dpr12 gene encoding defective proboscis extension response 12 isoform X1 yields MCVISCCSVLFPLPFCYLLQASIRRIRNLARMRDRLSWYMVFLILPTILLARSLDKDRRVPYSIPADWKALWFSNLDDLQRVNDANDNNTVSNVTVQLGGTAFLHCKVRNLADRTVSDAEISWIRRRDFHVLTSSTFTYTNDERFQVLHPEGSDDWTLQIKYVQDRDNGTYECQVARSTGILSHFVNLNIVIPEAFILGSGEHHVDVGSIINLVCIIEKSPTPPQYVFWYHNNRMINYDTTRGSSVTVQTDSSSTQSRLTIHHAVESDTGNYTCSASNTKPASIYVFVTEGDKMAAIQRRKTSAAEKNFCELLVLIVTIAIGVVLTR; encoded by the exons GAGGATTCGAAACCTCGCAAGGATGCGGGACCGGCTATCGTGGTACATGGTCTTTTTGATCCTGCCGACAATTCTTCTGGCCAGGTCGCTCGATAAag ATCGACGCGTTCCTTACAGCATACCGGCAGACTGGAAGGCGTTGTGGTTCAGTAACCTGGACGATCTGCAAAGAGTAAACGATGCGAACGATAACAACACCGTCTCGAACGTCACGGTGCAGTTGGGTGGGACCGCGTTTTTGCATTGCAAAGTTCGAAATTTGGCAGATAGAACGGTATCCGATGCTGAG ATATCCTGGATACGACGACGTGACTTCCACGTTCTGACCAGCTCCACGTTCACGTATACGAACGACGAGCGGTTTCAAGTTTTGCATCCCGAGGGCTCGGACGACTGGACTCTTCAGATCAAGTATGTTCAGGACAGAGACAATGGGACCTACGAGTGTCAG GTCGCGAGGAGTACAGGGATACTATCACACTTTGTCAATCTAAACATAGTTATACCAGAAGCATTTATATTAGGAAGCGGTGAACATCATGTGGACGTAGGGTCCATTATAAACCTCGTATGCATAATAGAAAAG AGTCCAACACCGCCGCAATATGTTTTCTGGTATCACAATAATCGAATGATAAATTACGATACTACGCGAGGCAGCAGCGTAACCGTACAAACCGATTCCAGCTCGACTCAAAGTCGACTGACGATTCACCATGCGGTGGAATCGGACACAGGCAATTATACGTGCAGCGCCTCGAATACCAAGCCGGCATCCATCTATGTCTTTGTCACAGAag GTGACAAAATGGCTGCGATACAGCGCCGCAAGACGTCGGCCGCCGAGAAAAATTTCTGTGAATTGCTAGTACTAATTGTCACCATTGCGATAGGGGTCGTTTTAACGCGATAA